The genomic DNA CGGAAGCAGCATTATCGGCCTACCGGGCAACAGGCAACCGCCACTACAAGAAAGCAGCACGAACAATCTTCAACTGGTTCTTAGGACAGAACACCCAAAACGCCTTCGTCTATAATTTCACAACAGGCGGCTGCCACGACGGAATAACTGAGAAAGGACTCAACCTCAACGAGGGAGCAGAAGCCACTGTTAGCTACCTTTCCGCCCGCATGGAACTTCAGACCGACCGCCAAATAGAGCCAGTAAACACCAGATACTAGCTTTCTCGGCCTTTTTCGTGCGAAAAGCCTTCCAGACAGCATTTTTGTGAATCCTCAGACAGTTTGCCTTATTAATCAAGGAAACCAGAGCTAGGCACAGAGGCAAAACAAATTTGCTGATGGTAAAGCACGTAATGATCGAAGACGTGGTAACAGCGAAGACCAATATCACAGCCAAAGAAGCCGTCCGAACACTGTGGGAAAGACACATAGGCTCAATCGTCATCACGGACGACAAGGAAAAATGCATAGGAATCTTCACCGAGCGAGATGCCATAAGAATGATAGCTAGCGACGTCTCACTGGACACCCCCATCGAACAAGTGATGACGAAAAATGTCGCCACGATCGTAAAAGAGGCTTCTCTGGAAGAAGCAAGACGCCTCATAATCTCACATGGAATCCGACACGTTCCAGTAGTAGACGGCGAAGGAAAAATTGTGGGCATGTTCTCTGTCAGAAGACTCATCGATGAACTCTATGGACTCACCGCAACAAAATAGGGCTAGGACACAGAAAGAATGAGACGGTTCCAAGACAATCCAATCCTTCGGCCGATAGTATCAAACCCGTGGGAATCCAGAAGAGTATTCAACGCTGCCGCCGTCAGAGTGGGCAAACAAGTCCACATACTGTACCGGGCGATAGGAAACGACGGC from Candidatus Bathyarchaeia archaeon includes the following:
- a CDS encoding CBS domain-containing protein; its protein translation is MVKHVMIEDVVTAKTNITAKEAVRTLWERHIGSIVITDDKEKCIGIFTERDAIRMIASDVSLDTPIEQVMTKNVATIVKEASLEEARRLIISHGIRHVPVVDGEGKIVGMFSVRRLIDELYGLTATK